In one window of Candidatus Scalindua sp. DNA:
- the htpG gene encoding molecular chaperone HtpG, with translation MTVKKMNFKTETKQILDLVVHSLYSHKEIFLRELISNASDAIDKAHFESLTNKEILDDGKPWKIQIIPDKDAGTLTVRDNGIGLTKEDAIRELGTIAHSGTKEFLKVMQSKEVKENPELIGQFGVGFYSSFMVADKVTVISRKAGTDDKKGIKWESTADDSFTIEDFEKEEKGTEIILHLKDEEKKYLEEWEIRSVVKKYSDFIEHPIVMDIEREKEGKIDKSQKVKVKEEETLNARKAIWLKNKSDITETEYNEFYKHLSHDYTDPAKVVHYKAEGASEFTALFYIPAIRPMDIFYKEYKMGLTLYAKRVKIIEHCEALIPPYLRFVKGVIDSSDLPLNVSREMLQNNRQVETIKNSITKKVLDTLSDMKKDDFDKYLKFYKEFGRILKEGIHFDFSKRESIGELLLFPSTKTDKDTFRTLQEYLDNMKEGQEDIYYITGTSRDEVFKSPYLEALRDKDYEVLILLDDIDDIVMGQFEFKGKKFKSVIKGDITLDESKKDEKEKAQKKYGKILKLIQDHLEEELKEVRLSGRLKDSACCLVADEGEMDPQMEKLLISMGQDVPRRKRILEINPEHPLFEAMNGIFEKDKKSEVLKEYADLLYDQALLVEGSRPKDSISFAKSIAKLMVENAQQNR, from the coding sequence ATGACGGTAAAGAAAATGAATTTTAAGACAGAGACTAAACAGATCCTGGATCTCGTGGTGCATTCTCTTTATTCACATAAAGAGATATTTCTTCGGGAGCTGATTTCAAATGCTTCGGATGCAATCGATAAGGCACATTTTGAGTCTTTGACCAATAAGGAGATCCTTGATGATGGGAAGCCCTGGAAGATCCAGATAATACCTGACAAAGATGCGGGGACGTTAACAGTTCGTGACAATGGGATCGGTTTGACAAAAGAAGATGCGATCAGGGAGCTTGGAACTATAGCTCATTCAGGGACCAAAGAGTTTCTGAAAGTAATGCAGAGCAAAGAGGTTAAAGAAAATCCTGAACTTATCGGGCAATTTGGTGTCGGATTTTATTCATCATTCATGGTTGCAGATAAGGTTACCGTCATTTCCAGGAAGGCAGGAACTGATGATAAGAAGGGAATAAAATGGGAATCGACTGCAGACGACTCCTTTACCATAGAAGACTTTGAAAAAGAAGAAAAGGGGACCGAAATAATTCTACATCTCAAGGATGAAGAGAAAAAATATCTTGAGGAGTGGGAGATAAGAAGTGTGGTAAAAAAATATTCAGATTTCATAGAGCACCCTATTGTCATGGACATTGAACGGGAGAAAGAGGGGAAGATAGACAAGAGCCAGAAAGTAAAGGTCAAAGAAGAAGAGACCTTAAATGCCAGGAAGGCGATCTGGCTTAAGAATAAATCGGATATCACCGAAACTGAATACAATGAATTTTATAAACACTTATCTCATGATTATACAGATCCCGCAAAAGTCGTTCACTATAAAGCTGAAGGTGCTTCTGAATTTACGGCGCTTTTCTATATTCCGGCAATTCGCCCCATGGATATTTTCTATAAAGAGTATAAGATGGGCCTCACCCTCTATGCGAAGAGGGTGAAAATCATCGAACACTGTGAGGCGCTCATTCCGCCATATCTGAGATTTGTGAAAGGTGTAATAGATTCTTCAGATCTGCCGTTAAATGTTTCAAGAGAAATGCTGCAGAATAATCGGCAGGTTGAAACGATAAAGAACAGTATCACCAAGAAAGTGCTCGACACTCTCAGTGATATGAAAAAGGATGATTTTGATAAGTACCTCAAATTTTATAAAGAATTCGGCAGGATTTTAAAAGAAGGTATTCATTTTGATTTTTCCAAGCGGGAGTCGATTGGAGAACTCCTCCTTTTTCCTTCAACGAAAACAGATAAGGACACCTTCAGAACACTCCAGGAGTACTTAGACAACATGAAAGAGGGGCAGGAAGACATTTACTATATTACCGGGACATCACGAGATGAAGTGTTTAAGTCTCCCTACCTAGAGGCCTTAAGAGATAAAGACTACGAAGTCCTTATTCTCTTGGATGATATTGACGATATTGTCATGGGTCAGTTTGAATTCAAGGGTAAGAAATTCAAGTCTGTTATTAAGGGTGATATTACTCTGGATGAATCGAAAAAGGATGAAAAGGAAAAGGCACAGAAAAAATATGGAAAGATCCTTAAGCTTATCCAAGACCACCTGGAAGAAGAACTGAAGGAGGTAAGGCTTTCCGGGAGGTTGAAAGATTCCGCCTGTTGCCTTGTTGCAGACGAAGGTGAAATGGATCCGCAGATGGAAAAGCTCTTAATATCAATGGGTCAGGACGTTCCCAGAAGAAAAAGGATTCTTGAAATCAACCCGGAACATCCACTCTTCGAAGCCATGAACGGAATTTTTGAGAAAGATAAAAAAAGCGAGGTCCTGAAGGAGTATGCTGATCTCCTGTATGATCAGGCGCTCTTGGTGGAAGGATCAAGACCAAAAGACTCTATTTCATTTGCCAAGTCTATTGCGAAGCTTATGGTTGAGAATGCACAGCAGAATAGATGA
- a CDS encoding DUF3365 domain-containing protein encodes MSRENDIVSHKNSQQKLMYLFVGMLSVFIVFLIASYLVSSKALKSKEHDSVLLNVAGRQRMLLQKYTKEFINGLIPIQVRNSTLKTAEIAAIQISEYRKAYTKNVVEKLKSEAPDIHPNMNYTAIKGGTPHPATFTKEASGTTGKKADFRHEILSKWNINKEKGLRTAFEKEAFDYLCANPTASFSRFMMVDGIYTLRYATPDSAVSDECVHCHNSHEESPKNDFKPGDMMGILVVSIPIGTFSRQAEAFFESSSDGTIGSDNLSRTKQVFEMTLDALINGGKVPVDTNMTTFASIAPSTSIEITSKLKMIEQQWVRIQEDFKNLLIVEPNSTEYADAYTRAYNNTTGTVDTMDAVVHLMQKGSQQRLYKVKALQTFHFVGVLFCLIIVSVYLKIIRPLELHRETLEIQKEGLRSLNLELSKALDRDKRQNWLRIGLAGLNDRMRGAEDTTSLSQDIIGYLAGYLNVQVGTIYLAEDNYSLCLSGSYAIKNFDSLPKEIYFGEGLIGQVALKKKIQIITNIPQGYREINSGLAILSPRNLLIVPFLYENCVKGVIEFGSVHEFTNKHLDFMNQVADSIAIAINTVQSRQCLKDLLEETQAQAEKLQAGNEELINVNQELERHSNTQQMTGTDSWKLLKGTYDE; translated from the coding sequence ATGAGCAGAGAGAATGATATCGTATCTCATAAAAACTCACAACAAAAATTGATGTATCTTTTCGTAGGGATGCTGTCCGTTTTTATAGTTTTTCTCATTGCTTCTTACCTTGTCTCTTCAAAAGCTCTTAAATCCAAAGAACATGATAGTGTATTATTAAATGTTGCCGGTCGGCAAAGAATGTTGTTACAAAAATATACGAAAGAATTTATCAATGGATTAATTCCCATCCAGGTTCGTAACAGCACACTTAAGACAGCGGAGATAGCAGCAATTCAAATATCTGAGTATCGGAAAGCATACACCAAAAATGTTGTTGAAAAATTAAAAAGTGAAGCTCCAGATATACACCCGAACATGAATTACACAGCTATAAAAGGAGGAACCCCTCACCCGGCAACTTTCACAAAAGAGGCATCAGGTACCACAGGCAAGAAAGCTGATTTCAGACATGAGATTCTAAGCAAGTGGAACATAAACAAAGAGAAAGGATTAAGAACAGCCTTTGAGAAAGAGGCATTCGATTATTTATGTGCAAATCCGACAGCATCTTTCTCCCGTTTTATGATGGTTGATGGCATCTATACGCTACGTTACGCAACCCCTGATTCAGCAGTTTCTGATGAATGTGTACATTGTCATAACTCCCATGAAGAGAGTCCGAAAAATGATTTTAAGCCTGGAGACATGATGGGGATACTTGTGGTCAGCATTCCCATAGGAACGTTCAGCAGGCAGGCAGAGGCATTCTTTGAAAGTTCAAGTGATGGGACAATCGGTTCTGATAACCTTTCCAGGACAAAGCAGGTTTTTGAGATGACACTTGATGCACTTATCAACGGTGGTAAGGTACCAGTGGATACGAACATGACGACCTTTGCTTCAATAGCCCCATCAACCAGCATTGAGATAACAAGTAAATTGAAAATGATCGAACAGCAGTGGGTCAGGATACAGGAGGATTTCAAGAACCTTCTAATTGTTGAACCAAATTCAACTGAGTATGCCGACGCTTATACACGTGCTTATAACAATACTACCGGTACCGTGGATACAATGGACGCAGTTGTTCATTTGATGCAGAAGGGTAGTCAGCAGAGACTTTATAAAGTAAAGGCCTTACAAACTTTTCATTTTGTGGGAGTCTTGTTCTGCTTGATTATCGTGTCTGTTTATCTGAAGATAATCCGCCCTCTTGAATTACACAGGGAAACCCTTGAAATACAAAAAGAAGGATTGAGATCGCTCAATCTTGAACTCTCAAAAGCTCTCGATCGAGATAAACGACAAAACTGGTTAAGGATTGGCCTGGCAGGCTTAAACGATCGGATGCGTGGAGCAGAAGATACAACCTCTCTCAGCCAAGACATAATCGGCTACCTTGCAGGATACCTCAATGTTCAGGTAGGTACAATCTATCTGGCAGAAGACAACTACTCGTTGTGCCTGTCAGGAAGTTACGCCATCAAAAACTTTGATTCACTCCCCAAAGAGATCTATTTTGGAGAGGGTTTGATTGGACAGGTTGCCTTAAAGAAAAAGATTCAAATAATTACCAACATACCTCAGGGCTACCGTGAAATCAATTCAGGGCTAGCAATACTTTCACCCAGAAACCTTTTGATTGTTCCGTTTTTATATGAAAATTGCGTTAAGGGTGTAATCGAATTTGGTTCGGTCCATGAATTTACCAATAAACACCTCGACTTTATGAATCAGGTTGCAGACAGTATTGCAATTGCCATTAATACCGTTCAATCTCGCCAATGCCTGAAAGACCTGTTAGAGGAAACCCAGGCACAGGCAGAAAAACTTCAGGCTGGAAATGAAGAGTTGATAAACGTGAATCAAGAACTGGAGAGACATTCGAATACACAGCAAATGACCGGAACAGATTCATGGAAACTCTTGAAAGGCACGTATGATGAATGA
- a CDS encoding response regulator — MGKSNKLNTSFIKITIANKLLVWFFLATLFPLVIVGTVSYHNYTTILKKEVENNLLMLVENKAFQIETYVKERKRDLVSLSQTPTIIKALEKFNTIYSKQGINSLEYMTADKEFRTFLTHFKETSEYYDLFLISPSGEVVFTVIHEEDFGSNLETGHYKGSELAKVFARAQTLSESEISDSKYYAASGDGATFLALPVLNRGVFLGVVAIQMSSDEIYKLLQNNTGLGNTGETVLASRFDDYTLLLTTQRRDSEELIIRKVSLESDMALPVNKAMQGGNGIDVYVDYRGKKVLAAWRYIPHLRWGMVVKIDTKEAFSSIYHLTWWYSVLGCVTLPGVIFIALLVSRSISRPISKLTRTTELMADGDLTVRAEIEKRDEIGNLANTFNDMIGKLVEAREGAERHNRAQMGQTLLNVKMRGEKDVGTLGTNIISYLTEFLEAQIGAIYIMNSNNRLKMIGSYAYEKRKNLSNEFLPGEGIVGQAALEKRYLLITNCPEDYISIHSSLGKSAPNNILVYPLQIDNEVKGVIELGTLHEFSETDLHFLAQVQEGIAIALNSVSTLEQLSSLLEQTQLQSEEIQAREEELRSYNEELENHTKALQKSEERLQSQKRELRASNEELEKQKLNAEKKNEELEIAQRLIEEKARDLELSSRYKSEFLANMSHELRTPLNSILLLSRLLSDNKDHVLTEDYVESARSIYSSGSELLELINEILDLSKVEAGKMEINIGDMYLQDFCNTMERGFKPLAKEKGLSFKVKTGEGLPPSIRTDRQRVEQIIKNFLSNAFKFTKNGSVTLHICRPVKDQTECTPEKSVVFSIIDTGMGIPKEKQKLIFEAFQQVDGTISRKFGGTGLGLSISKELATLLGGTIYMESFEGKGSRFSLHLPEKRLLKEKISTPHLPAGHELNRHTNKPDECQPFQSEPANNKQETLEKIKDDRSEISPNDKSILIIEDDPKFLRILSDISHERGFKCLVAEDGKTGLQLADYYKPSAIILDILLPDISGLTVMTRLKENFSTRHIPVHIVSATDNKSDARKMGAVNYLEKPVSKEELSQVFNQLNKIISKDIKELLIVEHDRSQAKALIQCIGEEDVHITVASTAAEAYDHVLTGNFECIILDLQLPDTSGVALLRKIRTNEDICYLPIIVYTGKDITKEEKIIIDQYAESIIVKGVDSDRRLLDETTLFLHRVEANLPKEKQEVLRMLHDKEEILSNKKILVVDDDMRNVFSLKKVLESRGMQILIGKNGREALEYLDRNPDIDLILMDIMMPEMDGYEATRNIRKQPRFKDLPVIALTANAMKGDRIKCVEAGACDYLAKPIDMDRLFSMLRVWLY, encoded by the coding sequence ATGGGAAAATCCAACAAATTAAATACCTCTTTCATTAAAATCACCATCGCAAACAAGCTCCTGGTCTGGTTTTTTTTAGCGACATTATTTCCTCTCGTTATTGTCGGTACCGTATCCTATCACAACTACACAACAATACTGAAAAAGGAGGTGGAAAACAATCTGCTCATGCTTGTTGAGAATAAGGCCTTTCAGATTGAAACCTATGTAAAAGAGCGGAAGCGGGATCTTGTTTCCCTCTCACAGACTCCAACCATTATCAAGGCACTGGAGAAATTCAATACCATTTACAGTAAGCAAGGTATAAATTCTCTGGAATATATGACCGCCGATAAAGAATTCAGGACCTTCCTGACCCACTTCAAGGAGACGTCTGAATATTATGATCTTTTCCTTATTTCTCCCTCTGGTGAAGTTGTTTTTACGGTAATTCACGAAGAAGATTTTGGATCAAACCTGGAAACGGGACATTATAAAGGATCTGAGCTGGCCAAAGTCTTCGCACGTGCACAAACTCTGTCTGAATCAGAAATTTCTGATTCCAAGTATTACGCAGCATCCGGTGACGGTGCAACATTCCTGGCCCTGCCAGTTCTTAACCGTGGAGTGTTCCTGGGAGTCGTCGCAATCCAGATGAGTTCGGATGAAATCTATAAGCTGCTACAAAACAACACTGGCCTGGGAAATACCGGAGAAACCGTTCTCGCATCAAGATTTGATGATTACACATTATTGTTAACTACTCAGAGAAGAGATTCAGAAGAATTAATTATCAGAAAAGTTTCTCTGGAGTCTGACATGGCATTGCCGGTAAATAAAGCCATGCAGGGGGGAAATGGAATTGATGTTTACGTTGATTACCGAGGAAAAAAGGTACTGGCTGCATGGAGATATATACCCCATTTAAGATGGGGTATGGTGGTAAAAATTGATACAAAAGAGGCATTCTCCTCAATTTACCATCTCACATGGTGGTATTCGGTCTTGGGATGTGTTACTTTACCAGGAGTCATTTTTATCGCCTTACTTGTATCCAGGTCAATTTCTCGTCCGATTAGTAAATTGACGAGAACTACGGAATTAATGGCTGATGGAGACTTGACCGTAAGGGCAGAGATAGAAAAAAGAGACGAAATTGGCAATCTTGCAAATACTTTTAACGATATGATAGGTAAACTTGTGGAAGCCAGAGAGGGTGCCGAAAGACACAACCGGGCGCAAATGGGACAGACATTGTTAAACGTGAAGATGAGGGGTGAAAAGGATGTGGGAACGTTAGGAACTAATATTATCAGCTATCTGACTGAATTTCTCGAAGCACAGATTGGTGCAATATATATCATGAACAGTAACAATCGATTAAAGATGATTGGTAGTTATGCTTATGAAAAGCGGAAAAACCTATCAAATGAATTTTTACCCGGTGAGGGTATTGTAGGTCAGGCAGCCCTGGAAAAGAGATATCTCCTTATTACCAATTGCCCGGAGGATTATATCAGCATTCATTCCAGCCTTGGAAAATCCGCCCCAAATAATATCCTGGTATATCCGCTTCAAATTGATAATGAGGTAAAAGGTGTAATTGAACTGGGAACATTACACGAATTTTCTGAAACAGACTTGCATTTTCTTGCACAGGTTCAAGAGGGAATTGCTATTGCTCTGAATTCTGTCTCTACTCTGGAACAACTGAGCTCTTTGCTCGAACAGACCCAGCTGCAGTCTGAAGAGATCCAGGCCAGGGAAGAGGAGCTGCGCAGCTACAATGAAGAACTGGAAAACCATACGAAGGCATTGCAGAAGTCTGAGGAGAGATTACAATCCCAGAAGAGAGAACTTCGGGCCTCCAATGAAGAGCTTGAGAAACAAAAATTGAACGCGGAAAAGAAGAATGAAGAGTTGGAAATTGCCCAGAGACTTATCGAAGAAAAGGCCAGGGATCTGGAGTTAAGCAGCAGGTATAAATCGGAATTCCTTGCTAACATGTCCCATGAACTCCGTACCCCTTTGAATAGCATACTCCTCTTATCCAGACTCCTTTCAGACAATAAAGACCATGTCCTGACAGAAGATTATGTTGAATCTGCACGTTCCATTTATTCCTCCGGTTCAGAACTCCTGGAACTGATCAATGAAATACTTGATCTTTCCAAGGTTGAGGCAGGCAAGATGGAAATCAATATAGGGGATATGTATCTGCAGGATTTCTGCAATACAATGGAACGGGGATTCAAACCTCTTGCCAAGGAGAAAGGTTTATCCTTTAAAGTAAAAACCGGAGAAGGGCTGCCGCCCTCTATCCGAACAGATCGACAGCGAGTAGAACAGATAATTAAGAACTTTCTCTCAAATGCATTCAAGTTCACGAAAAATGGAAGTGTTACCCTACACATTTGCCGACCGGTAAAAGATCAAACAGAATGTACTCCTGAAAAGAGTGTAGTATTTTCCATTATCGACACGGGAATGGGTATTCCAAAGGAAAAACAGAAATTGATATTTGAAGCATTTCAACAGGTAGACGGTACAATAAGTAGGAAATTTGGTGGCACAGGTCTTGGTCTTTCTATCTCAAAAGAGCTTGCAACTCTGCTCGGAGGAACAATTTATATGGAGAGCTTTGAGGGGAAGGGGAGTAGGTTTTCACTCCATCTGCCTGAAAAGAGGCTTTTGAAGGAGAAAATTTCTACTCCTCATCTCCCGGCAGGACATGAATTAAACAGACACACCAATAAACCTGATGAATGCCAGCCTTTCCAGTCGGAACCGGCAAACAATAAACAGGAGACTCTTGAAAAAATCAAGGATGACAGGTCAGAAATCTCTCCCAATGATAAATCAATTCTTATTATTGAGGATGACCCTAAATTTTTAAGAATCCTCAGTGATATCTCCCATGAACGGGGGTTTAAGTGTCTGGTTGCAGAAGATGGTAAAACAGGACTCCAATTAGCTGATTATTACAAACCAAGCGCCATAATACTTGATATTTTACTTCCCGATATCAGTGGTTTGACGGTAATGACCAGGCTGAAGGAGAATTTCTCTACACGCCATATTCCTGTTCACATCGTATCAGCGACCGACAATAAATCAGATGCCAGGAAAATGGGCGCTGTAAATTATTTAGAAAAACCTGTCAGCAAGGAAGAGCTCAGCCAGGTGTTTAATCAACTGAACAAGATAATTTCAAAAGACATTAAAGAGCTTCTTATTGTAGAGCATGACAGAAGTCAGGCAAAAGCTCTCATACAATGTATTGGCGAAGAAGACGTGCACATAACGGTTGCTTCTACCGCTGCGGAAGCTTATGACCACGTTTTAACCGGAAATTTTGAATGTATTATCTTAGATCTTCAACTTCCTGATACTTCCGGCGTTGCACTGTTAAGAAAAATCAGAACAAATGAAGATATCTGTTATCTTCCCATTATTGTTTACACGGGTAAGGATATTACGAAAGAAGAGAAAATCATAATAGACCAGTATGCAGAATCGATCATTGTCAAGGGTGTCGATTCTGATCGGAGACTCCTGGATGAGACGACACTTTTTCTTCACCGAGTAGAGGCAAACCTTCCAAAAGAGAAGCAGGAAGTTCTCAGGATGTTGCATGACAAGGAGGAGATCCTTTCGAATAAAAAAATTTTGGTGGTGGATGATGATATGCGAAATGTTTTTTCACTGAAAAAGGTGCTTGAAAGCAGGGGGATGCAGATACTGATAGGAAAAAACGGTAGAGAAGCGCTGGAATACCTCGACAGGAACCCCGATATTGATTTGATACTTATGGATATCATGATGCCTGAGATGGACGGATATGAAGCCACGAGAAACATCCGGAAACAGCCGCGTTTTAAGGATCTCCCTGTAATTGCATTGACCGCAAATGCAATGAAGGGAGACCGGATTAAGTGTGTTGAAGCTGGTGCCTGCGATTACCTGGCAAAACCCATCGATATGGACAGACTGTTTTCAATGTTGAGAGTATGGTTGTATTGA
- a CDS encoding nicotinate phosphoribosyltransferase, whose translation MNNRITQPKPLFVNDENMAIATDLYQLTMAAGYFECRRNHTATFELSVRKLPENRAYLVTAGLEQAIYYLTNLSFTDTYVDYLKQLPIFKNVSGEFFRYLRKFRFQGDLFAVPEGTIVFANEPLLRVTAPVIEAQIIETYLLSTICYQTLIASKASRVVHAAKGKEVIDFGTRRAHSPQAGVLAARACYIGGCAGTSNVLTAYELGIPAIGTMAHSWIMAYSDEYTSFEEFQKVFPENTILLIDTYDTIRAARLAAKIGKNLMGVRIDSGNLSLLSKKVRRILDNAGLEKTKITVSGDLNEYKISELLKKNTPIDSFGVGTEMVTAKDSPALNGVYKLVEQDVGERLIPKMKFSKDKVTYPAKKQVYRFFDKNGRFTRDTVGLADEVYDAEALLVPVIRSGKLSYTIPTVREIQKVARENFSHLPEKFKRLNCRTSYPVLFSERLKQIKERISRNLVA comes from the coding sequence ATGAATAACCGTATCACACAACCAAAACCACTCTTTGTGAATGATGAGAATATGGCCATTGCTACAGACCTTTATCAATTAACAATGGCTGCCGGTTATTTTGAATGCAGGCGTAATCACACCGCAACCTTTGAATTATCTGTCAGAAAACTGCCGGAAAACCGCGCATACCTGGTTACGGCCGGCCTTGAACAGGCCATTTATTACCTCACCAATCTTTCGTTTACCGATACCTATGTAGACTACCTGAAACAGCTTCCCATTTTCAAAAACGTAAGCGGAGAATTTTTCAGATATCTCCGAAAATTCCGATTTCAGGGAGACCTGTTTGCCGTTCCAGAAGGTACGATCGTTTTTGCGAACGAACCTCTCTTAAGAGTAACGGCACCGGTAATCGAGGCACAGATAATCGAAACCTATCTGTTATCGACGATATGCTACCAGACCCTGATAGCTTCAAAGGCATCGAGGGTAGTACATGCCGCCAAAGGAAAAGAGGTTATTGATTTCGGAACGAGACGCGCTCATAGTCCCCAGGCTGGTGTGCTGGCAGCCCGGGCATGTTATATCGGGGGTTGCGCAGGAACCTCCAATGTCCTTACGGCGTATGAATTAGGCATCCCCGCTATCGGTACCATGGCCCACTCGTGGATCATGGCTTACAGCGATGAATATACATCTTTTGAAGAGTTCCAGAAGGTCTTTCCGGAAAATACCATTCTCCTCATTGATACCTATGATACTATCAGGGCGGCACGGTTGGCGGCAAAGATTGGAAAAAATTTGATGGGAGTCCGGATTGACAGTGGAAATCTCTCTCTTTTGAGCAAAAAGGTACGAAGAATTTTAGACAATGCGGGCCTTGAAAAGACAAAGATCACCGTAAGCGGCGATCTCAACGAATATAAAATCTCTGAGTTGCTGAAGAAAAATACGCCGATTGACTCTTTCGGTGTAGGAACAGAAATGGTTACCGCAAAAGATTCACCTGCCCTCAATGGGGTATACAAGCTGGTAGAGCAGGATGTGGGCGAAAGATTGATACCGAAAATGAAATTTAGCAAGGATAAAGTTACCTACCCGGCAAAGAAACAGGTTTACCGCTTTTTTGATAAAAACGGGCGGTTTACAAGGGACACAGTAGGATTAGCAGATGAAGTATATGATGCAGAAGCGCTCCTAGTACCTGTTATCAGGAGCGGAAAGCTTTCCTATACCATTCCAACGGTGCGGGAGATACAGAAGGTTGCACGGGAAAACTTCTCTCACCTGCCGGAAAAGTTTAAAAGACTAAATTGCAGGACTTCCTATCCGGTACTCTTCAGCGAACGTTTAAAGCAGATTAAAGAGAGGATAAGCAGAAACCTGGTTGCATAG
- a CDS encoding protein-glutamate O-methyltransferase CheR, which produces MMNELSNDEKIECDHLLQAIFLKYGYDFRNYSKSSMRRHIYNRLSRYNLKTFSEMQNTVLHDKQFFEKLLMDMTINVTEMFRDPNFFKMFRKCVIPDLKKKPFVKIWHAGCSSGEEVYSMAILLREEGFRNFRVYASDMNEAVIHKAKKGVFPIAKMKGYTRNYREAGGHASFADYYTARYDFAIVDSTLRKNITFFHHNLVNGEIFGEMDLIVCRNVLIYLDKNLQNRVFNLFFESLSPGGYLCIGSKETVRFSTCSDRFADVVREEKIYRKNDFSSIHLNSELLLPVKT; this is translated from the coding sequence ATGATGAATGAGCTGAGCAATGACGAAAAAATAGAATGCGACCACTTATTACAGGCAATATTTTTGAAATATGGATATGATTTTAGAAATTATTCAAAATCCTCTATGAGAAGACACATATACAACAGGCTTTCCAGGTATAATTTAAAAACATTTTCAGAAATGCAGAATACAGTACTCCATGACAAACAATTCTTTGAAAAATTACTCATGGACATGACTATAAATGTAACGGAAATGTTCCGGGACCCTAACTTTTTCAAAATGTTCAGGAAATGTGTTATCCCTGACCTGAAAAAAAAACCTTTTGTAAAAATCTGGCATGCAGGTTGTTCCAGTGGAGAGGAAGTCTATTCCATGGCAATTCTTTTGCGGGAAGAAGGTTTCAGGAATTTTAGAGTCTATGCATCCGACATGAATGAGGCTGTCATTCATAAAGCGAAAAAAGGTGTCTTTCCCATTGCCAAAATGAAAGGTTATACCCGGAATTACAGAGAGGCAGGAGGGCACGCATCCTTTGCCGATTACTATACTGCTCGATACGACTTCGCTATTGTGGATAGTACTCTCAGAAAAAATATTACCTTCTTTCATCATAACCTGGTGAACGGGGAAATTTTTGGTGAAATGGATTTGATAGTCTGCAGGAATGTACTCATTTACCTTGACAAAAATTTACAAAATCGTGTCTTCAACCTCTTTTTTGAGAGTTTGAGTCCCGGAGGTTACTTATGCATCGGCTCAAAAGAAACCGTTCGGTTTTCCACCTGTTCTGACAGATTCGCAGATGTAGTACGTGAGGAAAAAATATATAGAAAAAATGATTTCTCTTCAATCCATTTGAATAGTGAGCTGCTTCTACCAGTCAAAACCTAA